Within Lactobacillus amylovorus DSM 20531, the genomic segment TGATAAGTGGTAAAATATCGTTGAATTGGAAAGTTGAGGATGAAATGAAAAAGATTGGGAAAATATCAGTAATTGTGTTAGCAGGTTTAGCTTTAGCCGGCTGCAGTCAAAAGCCGAAGCAAAAAAATGCATCATCTAAAGGCAGTGCAACTATCAAAGTAACTAAGAACAAGAAACAGCCCACAAAGATGGGACATTTGTCTGATCAAGATCTAAGTCCACAAAAAACAGTAGCGGTTATAGTGGCATATGCTGGTGATCGTTATTCTGGTAGTTGGACCAAGGCTTTGCTTGATGGTAAGCAAAACGGTATTGAAGTCGATTTAAAGAATCAGTCAAATTATTCATATATGAATGAGGGTAGCGGCGTAGCTTATATGGTATCGGCAGATGCTGGATATACTCTTAAGCAAGTGAATGGAGAGAATATTTATTATCTCTTTTCAAATGGTAAAAAATTAGGATCTGTGACCATGAAGCAAATGGTTGATTATTTGAATAAACGTGACTCAGATAGTTTGGTAAATAGTTTAGCTCAAAATGCCAAGGTGAACGATGAGCGTTCGGATTCAGGCGATGATTCTTCAGATTCTGCTGGTAAAAAATCAAACTTACCAGGAGACGACGGATTGTTTAATGTGCCAACTGAATTTCAAGGTACTTGGTATACTTATAATGATGATAAAATGTCTATTATTAAAATAAGTCAAAACAAAATCAACGTTGATAATTACGTACAAGAATTGCATAAAGTAAAAGCTGGTTTTCTTGATAAATATACTTATGGTGATATGTCTGCATCATATCATAAAGCAACCAAAAATTGGGGAATGGCTGGTATGGGAAGTCAACGTGTTCATGGAATAAATTATATGAATGTCCGTGGTTGGATGCAGGAAGCAGGGGATGGAGACTTCTATGGTCTACATACTGAGAACGGTCAATCTGTTTTAGTACTTGCTCAAGGAGCCGGTCCATGGGTAAGTAGCGTTGCCTGGAAGACGCCACAACTTGCTCAACAATATAAGCATAAGAAATTTAAGGATTTGTATTACCAAGATGACCAATAATATGAAAAGGATACCGTTAATCTTAATGTTGGGGCCACAAGCTTCAGGTAAATCTAGTTTCATTAAGATGAACGATTTACAAAACTATACTATCTCAGCTGATGAGATAAGAATTCGTTTAAATGGAATTAATTCAAATAATGGGCATCCCCAAATAAACTTTGTTGGTCAAACTGAGAAAATTGTTTGGCAGATTTTTAATCAAATACTACAAACACGGTTACAAAATGGCCTACCAACTATTGTCGATAATACAAATTTAGGCGGGCATGGATTTAATCCAATTAATGATATCTTGAAAAGAGTACCAGATAATTATCAAGTGTATGTGATCGATTGTTTTAAACCACTACTGG encodes:
- a CDS encoding AAA family ATPase — its product is MLGPQASGKSSFIKMNDLQNYTISADEIRIRLNGINSNNGHPQINFVGQTEKIVWQIFNQILQTRLQNGLPTIVDNTNLGGHGFNPINDILKRVPDNYQVYVIDCFKPLLDANDPLSEESLTHALKILDQRNRDREYSVNMDIIQRFVDYYAHFEIPNKVKVISSADLQKAQDLIDLILNFNR